The DNA region ATTCCTtgcatcaaattttattttgtagctaAGTCCACTGTTGCAAAATTACAGCTTTTATGTTGCAACCTATTTTAAAGCTATGTTATTGTGAATAATGTCTAAAACTTGTATTTGTTATACGCAAATGCTGATGCATTTCCAGAATATAGTTTGGTTTGAGTACTTTAATAACAGTGACCGATGaagtaatttttgaattatttagtGATTCTGCCATAggtaaaatttacaaaattacaGCTTTTATGTTGCAACCTATTTCAAAGCATATGTTATTGTGAATATTTTCTAAAACTTGCATTTATTATACACAAATACTGAGGCATTTCCAGTATTGTCTAGAACTTGCAtttgttttgagtttaatgactgataaaatagtttttgaatTATTTAGCCGTTCTGTCAaaggtaaaattttattatgttgatgtaaaaaatgaacatatggAAGTATTTGATGGTTTTGCAAAATTTAGGAAAGGGTGACATTCGACACATGAGTATTTATTGGAGCAGTCAGAAGGCATTAGAATTGGTAAAAGTTCACTTAGTGAAGCTAAAAATATGGCATAGTGCtgtattttaaaaagtaaacaaaTATGGTGCAAGTTTTGGGTTACACGTGTATAATCTAGAAGTTCGGTTGCTATAGCAATTATGAACCTTAAAGATGGAGATTGTATAGAAAATAATTCCTATAAAAGGGTATTTCTGGCAGCAAATATCTGCAATATACTGCAGGGGTTTTGCACTTTCAATAGCTTTAACTTAGGCTAAATATGAGGATTTAGACTCCCACCTATTTTCACTTTAGGGGCGATAGTGGCCTTATTGCTAGGCTtgcttaattaatattaatctattcatttttataatttataggtTAAAATCTAAGGTCAATTAGtattaattattactattttatatattatcatAGGAACAGGCCCCAATTCATCATCAGTGCCCACCGAAGTGGCTATAGCAGCAGTGGCAGTAGCAGTTGTGGCAGCAGTGATGATGATAGTGGGAACAGCAGCAGCCATAGAGGTAGCAATAATTTTAGTGGTGGTGCTGGTGGTCCTAGGGGCACGTTGGTGGGGTGGCCGCGGTGGTGGTGTCTTTCATAAGGGTCAAGTACATGACCTAGGTCTGAGCTCACggtcaataaaatattaaagaatgaCTATCAGTCATTCTCATGATTTGAATTCAGAAAAAATTTACTTCTAGcacctagattttttttttttaaaattttttgcaattgatAGATTCACCCAATTTTTATAGGGTATTTCCTTGAGAATATTTTATCAAGTGTCATGCAGTTTCATAATTGAAAGGGTGCAAAAGGggacttacaaaaaaaaaaaattggtggaaaaaggggaaaaatatTGCTTTATTACATTTAATGCCTCCCTTATATGTGCATGACTTCAGGCACCAAATGGGATTTTGCCTTTTCTACTGGCATGCTACTTCCCCTAGAGTAAGAGGATTAGTGGAGCATTAGGGTGTGTTTAGATatcgtttattttgctaaaaactgaaaactgaaaacaataaaaaataaaaaaaactactgttcatttgcctatttgcactgttcatgtcacatgaacagtgcaataggtgctggttaaaaaaaaaaaaagcaaacgcAGCTCAAATAATCTAAATCCAAACGCTCACTTAGTTTCATTGTGTATTTTGCAATAGGCTATTTACAGGGTATTGTAATTTATGTTGTGTCTAATGAGACATGGTTAGCAACCCCAAAGGGTAGCTCAATTGGCTTGTGAGCACCTCTCATGAAATGGACATCATTAGTTTGAATCTCCCCTTCCCACTACCATTGGGGCCAGAACTTACCAAAAAAAGTCATGGTTGACAGTAATTTTATTAGAACTAGACTTAAATGGTTTTACTTAAAAGGATTTGTGTAGCTGATCCAAGCAGTTGGGATTGAAATTAGGCTTTTTTTTGTTAGAGTTGACAGTAGTTcttaaaattgtgattgataGTGAATTACTTTGGATTGTTCCTGATTGATAATAAAGACTGATTTTTGAAGAGTTTATTATCTTGATCGTAGTTGTGTTTATCTCTCAGGCCTAATgaaatttccttttgatttcTAATCTAGATGTGGAGCCACAGTATTCTGGTGCAAGAATAGATGGAGATGTAGTTACCTTGGATTTTGTGAAGAAAATGATGGATGATTTCAAGAATCAAAAGTGCATACATAAACGGTATGTCTATCAAGTGTGATTGTCAGTGTTGTAAATgtggttaaaaaattattactctGATCTCCTGATTTTGAAATCTTGGTGTTGACAATGTAGATACGCATTCCAGATTGTCTTGCAAATGAGAGATATGTTGCGAGCCTTGCCTTCTCTCGTTGATATAAATGTTCCTCATGGTAATCATTTCACTGTTTGTGGCGATGTTCATGGTCAGGTAATTAAATACCTTCGTATCTTTAAAATACTTGAATGGGTTCTTGGTGTTGAGTTAACTTCTAATTTAATTGTGCTTGGTTTTGAGTTAATTTTGAATATGCTATTCTTTAGAAGAAAGGCGAAATGGTATTTGGTATATTTTAGATGATAGAGAATAAGAGTGCACTGCTAGGTAATACAACAGCTGTGTATATATGGGTAGGTTCAGACGGTCATGAAACCATATGATGGGTACTGGTTGCTATTTATGCTTCAGAGAAAAATTAACTAGCAAAGGCAAACAGGACCTCCTGAACCATCACTACATTGTTAACAATTTGATGCTCAATCTTTTTAAAGCTGAAGTAGTTGTCTTTGCTGTCATATCATATTCAACTTTTTTGGTTCTGGAGGTTTTATTGAATCAAACCTGGTTGTGGTACCTATTGACTGATTTAATTAAGAATTATGCCTGATAAATCTAGTCCTTCGGGAACCAACGAGCTATAGCTCAACTGgtacatccttttttttttaataggaaagaGAGAATTTCAAACCTATGGTGTCCTCTGCTCCATGATGACTGCCCTCTATTTCTTGGACATCTCTATATTCCCAGTTacatttcttctctctttgtaAAGATttccaaatataaaattgatgttTAATATCTCTCTACTTCATTTAGACCCTAGTGGTGCTATTTATTGCATGAGATATAGGCTTTTCCCCCCCTATGTAGTTGTTACATCATATTGACATGTCTGATTTTGGTATTGCCATTTTGTAAAAATCTGTCATGTCGTTTTTTTGGGTtggggagagggggggggggttggtttTGTGGcactaatttattaatttatatcttATAATGCCTGCAGTTCTATGAtctcttaaatatttttgagcTTAATGGGCTTCCCTCAGATGAGAATCCGTATCTATTCAATGGTGACTTTGTGGATAGGGGATCGTTTTCTCTGGAGGTTATACTCACATTGTTTGCATTTAAGTGCATGTCGCCAGCAGGTAAACTTTATTTGTTCTTGATATATTTTTGCACTTCTGGTGTGGTCATTTTACTTATATAAGCAATTTTTGTAGAATCATATCTATCTTGGCCACTGCTGTTTAAGTCACGCAGGAAATCTACTTTATACATGTTTgtgtcataatttttaattttttcctttaaagatATTTTTTCTTGCTCTTGCTATTCTAATTATGTTCCGTTTGTTTCAGtggaattcttttttcttttttttgggtgcattttctggtgtttggtacAATGGAAAATAAGTTGCGACACAAAACATTATTGGATACATGAAACTTTGGGCAGAGTGATTGAGCATATATTAGGATACAAAGCTAAAATTTCAGAAAaccaatttatatatatatatatatatatattttatgctaGAGTGATTTTCCATGTAAGCTATTTCTATACTTAGACATCTAATGGAAATATATAGAGAAACTGTAAAAATCCACATGTATTTTATTGACAGAGAAAGTGTATGGGTGGGGTTCTTAAGAGGTTATGTGGTAGGTCTTAGAAAAGAATTGAATTCCTCAAAGGTGTGTTAAGGATACATACGACTGTAAGTAGTGTGAGAGCCAGTGGAGGCATCACAAGTGGGTTTCCTGTGTTTTCATCAAGGATCAACATTAAGTTTATATCTCTTTGCCCTGGTTGTGGATGAGttctgttattattttttttctgtgGAACCTATAAAAAAGTGGATGAAATGAGACGTTAAGTTTTGGTCAAGTTAGACATTTTGAGAGAGATGCTGTGAATCTTTAAGGCTTTTGGTTAATTAGGACTAAATTTTAGAACATGGAATGTAAGTTTAGTAAAAATACGAACGAAAATGATGGGTTGTAAGATTTGATAGTCAAGAGATACCAAAGAGTAAGTTCGATATCTTGGATCAATAAATCATAAGGATAAAGACAATGAAAAGGATGTGAATCATAAGATAAATGCGGTGTGGATGAAGTGGAGAAGTTGTTAGGAGTATTATGTGATTGTAGTATACCTATTAAGTTAAGGAGAAAAGATCTATGGTGCTAAATGTTAGGCTATTAACAAGCCACATGTTAATAAAATAGGTGTAGCTAAAATGAGAATGTTacaatagataaataaaaacacaaggaAACATAgaattcaaaatgaagaaattcatTTAGAGATAAAGGTGGcccctattgatgaaaagatgatgGAGAGTCACTTGATATGGTTTGATCATCTGCAAATGAGAGTGATTAATGCAGCAATGGGGAAAGTGTGAATTTATTTCAAGTTGAGGAACAGAAAAGGTATaggaagaattaaaataaagtcagtagaaatagtaaaaaatggCATACCAATTCAAGAGGTGATAGAGAGTATGATTTTGAATAGGGTAgaatgatgaaaaaaagaatatatatatttcaccgACCCTAATTAGTTAGCAAATCAACAGAAAATGTTTTGTGATCAATAGAAAACAAGACCAATAGAGCAGAAAACGTTTTCTGGAACATTGATTGCTTAACAGTTCACTAACCACCACAAAAAACttacctaataatttctctctcGTTGTTTCCTTTCTCTTCACAAACCAACTGGTGATTTTTGTCCAATTccaaatgatttattttattcaaaccAGTTgctttctcttatttatttattttgcatagATTATGAATTTGGGGTATATTTCCCCAAGCCCCCAAATGACGCAAAAACTAAGGAGTATTTTCCTATTTGGGATCTATTTTTGTGAATAAGCTTTTGTTCATATagttattttgaattataagaaattttaatgGTTTTCACTGCAACCTAAACAACAGAAATGCATTTCTAGCTTATTTTCAAGGTCGTGACCAACAACAGGCAAACAggtcaattttcaattttctagaaaatgtattatagaaaacaaagtatttaaaaaaaaaattcttcattgaaacaaacagcATAAATATTATATGGTTTTGGATCTGAACTAATACCAGCTCCTTCCACATCTCTTTCTAGAATGTACTTGATGCAGGAGGCTCAAAGTGAACATTATGATAatttagttatattttattttgcaatACAATTGCATTTTTATTGGCCAATTCTAGTTTTATTTTAGATCCTAGTAGTTTATTAGATTATTAGTATGTTAATTTCTAGAAGCAAAGTTATTTTTagtagtttctcaaaaaaagaagttatttttagtaataagtcCTTATGGTTTCAATGACAATTAGAATTAGGGTTGGCACTGACTCCAAGCAAGCCTTGGTGCTAACTCCTaagttttatctttatttttcatgtttgttaattttattgttgaattGTTTTGTCTTGTCCTATGTCAGTACTGCTGCTTCATTTCTTCATTAAATATGGTGTTAGCAACCTTCAATTCATTTTGATAATCTCTtaaccttttccttttatattgtcAGCCATATATCTCGCAAGAGGAAATCACGAGAGCAAGAGCATGAACAAGATATATGGTTTTGAGGGTGAGGTCAAGTCCAAGTTGAGCGATACGTTTGTGGAACTGTTTGCAGAAGTGTTCTGTTGTTTGCCATTGGCACACGTGATAAATGAGAAGGTATTTGTAGTTCATGGAGGTCTCTTTAGTGTTGATGGGGTGAAACTTTCTGACATAAGAGCAATCGACCGGTTTTGTGAACCGCCTGAGGAAGGTAAATTGGGCTTCAGCCCCCCTGTCCTCCCTTGTTCTCTTCAAATGACTTCTTACATTGCTTTTAACAAGGTGAAGTTAGAGCTTTTGAGATATGTGATTGTAAGCCGCTTTACTAATTTGGATGGATGAGGCTTATAGTACTTATCTGGATTTCATCAGGTTTAATGTGCGAATTGTTATGGAGTGATCCACAACCTAACCCTGGAAGAGGTCCTAGCAAGCGAGGTGTTGGTCTTTCTTTTGGCGGAGACGTGACGAAAAG from Castanea sativa cultivar Marrone di Chiusa Pesio chromosome 6, ASM4071231v1 includes:
- the LOC142639154 gene encoding serine/threonine-protein phosphatase 5 isoform X1; translation: MPSMEIENSSISHAEEIKVLANEAFQARKYAQAIDLYTQAIELNSQNAVYWANRAFAHIKREEYGSAIQDASKAVEVDPKYSKGYYRRGTAYLAMGKFKEALKDFQQVKKLSPNDPDAARKLKECEKAVMKLKFEEAISVPESERRSIADSIDYRSIGTGPNSSSVPTEVAIAAVAVAVVAAVMMIVGTAAAIEVAIILVVVLVVLGARWWGGRGGGVFHKGQVHDLDVEPQYSGARIDGDVVTLDFVKKMMDDFKNQKCIHKRYAFQIVLQMRDMLRALPSLVDINVPHGNHFTVCGDVHGQFYDLLNIFELNGLPSDENPYLFNGDFVDRGSFSLEVILTLFAFKCMSPAAIYLARGNHESKSMNKIYGFEGEVKSKLSDTFVELFAEVFCCLPLAHVINEKVFVVHGGLFSVDGVKLSDIRAIDRFCEPPEEGLMCELLWSDPQPNPGRGPSKRGVGLSFGGDVTKRFLQENNLDLVVRSHEVKDEGYEIEHDGKLITVFSAPNYCDQMGNKGAFIRFEAPDLKPNIVTFSAVPHPDVKPMAYANNFLRMFS